One Oharaeibacter diazotrophicus DNA segment encodes these proteins:
- a CDS encoding EAL domain-containing protein translates to MQWGKTAIAAALMAGLPIMVSDYVLSRNGLAEGRVEAREMAERVLERAEAVIGEGLTLLAEARKRAVVDCGYDSRAAYGHLAFQASYVQQIGLIDEAGTLICGEPMGALAFPARLPAADPGDPSVMIGILKGNGDSQAVVTLRVDPRQRLVARFDRDVLDVAAGPSYFRDASRIEVFLEDGSVWLRTAGNWAPEKEPGAIVETATSHRYPIKVVASASAVAAEDTMAPLRAIVLVVATLSGIAVFAVNLWNNWRGQAGDAFTRAVENQEFVPYYQPVFDLFTGEIRGCEVLVRWRRENGTMVPPGQFLPYAEATGLIRDITRQLMAKTVEDCAAIYRRNPHLKLSINLTAMHFNDLEILDEIQDIYGDSGIAFDQLCFEVTEQHPLKDLNLSRAIIGRIQALGAAVALDDVGTGHGGLAYLQKLGVDIIKIDKMFIDHIGTDHSSQTIVDTLVELANQLGLGIIAEGVETQDQLEHLKRVGVATAQGYVFSPPVPAKAYLEMLEKGAPAARADTAAPTAAAPAPDRRDAA, encoded by the coding sequence GTGCAGTGGGGAAAGACCGCGATCGCGGCGGCCCTGATGGCCGGCCTGCCGATCATGGTGTCCGACTACGTGCTGTCCCGCAACGGACTGGCGGAGGGCCGCGTCGAGGCGCGCGAGATGGCCGAGCGCGTGCTGGAGCGCGCCGAGGCCGTGATCGGCGAGGGGCTGACGCTGCTCGCCGAGGCGCGCAAGCGCGCGGTGGTGGACTGCGGCTACGATTCGCGCGCCGCCTACGGCCACCTCGCGTTCCAGGCCAGCTACGTCCAGCAGATCGGCCTGATCGACGAGGCGGGCACGCTGATCTGCGGCGAGCCGATGGGCGCGCTCGCCTTTCCGGCCCGCCTGCCGGCCGCCGATCCGGGCGATCCGTCGGTGATGATCGGCATCCTCAAGGGCAACGGCGACAGCCAGGCGGTGGTGACGCTGCGCGTCGATCCGCGCCAGCGTCTCGTGGCGCGCTTCGACCGCGACGTGCTGGACGTCGCCGCCGGCCCCTCCTACTTCCGCGACGCCAGCCGCATCGAGGTCTTCCTCGAGGACGGTTCGGTCTGGCTGCGCACCGCCGGCAACTGGGCGCCGGAGAAGGAGCCGGGCGCGATCGTCGAGACCGCGACGTCGCACCGCTACCCGATCAAGGTGGTCGCCTCCGCCTCGGCCGTGGCGGCCGAGGACACCATGGCGCCGCTGCGCGCGATCGTGCTGGTGGTCGCCACCCTGTCCGGCATCGCGGTGTTCGCGGTCAATCTCTGGAACAACTGGCGCGGTCAGGCCGGCGACGCCTTCACCCGGGCGGTCGAGAACCAGGAATTCGTACCCTACTACCAGCCGGTGTTCGACCTCTTCACCGGCGAGATCCGCGGCTGCGAGGTGCTGGTGCGCTGGCGGCGCGAGAACGGCACCATGGTGCCGCCCGGCCAGTTCCTGCCCTACGCCGAGGCGACCGGCCTGATCCGCGACATCACCCGCCAGCTGATGGCGAAGACGGTGGAGGACTGCGCCGCGATCTACCGGCGCAACCCGCATCTCAAGCTCAGCATCAACCTGACGGCGATGCACTTCAACGACCTCGAGATCCTCGACGAGATCCAGGACATCTACGGCGACAGCGGCATCGCCTTCGATCAGCTCTGCTTCGAGGTCACCGAGCAGCACCCGCTCAAGGACCTCAACCTGTCGCGCGCCATCATCGGCCGGATCCAGGCGCTCGGCGCGGCGGTCGCGCTCGACGACGTCGGCACCGGCCACGGCGGTCTCGCCTACCTGCAGAAGCTCGGCGTCGACATCATCAAGATCGACAAGATGTTCATCGACCACATCGGCACCGACCACTCGTCGCAGACGATCGTCGACACCCTGGTCGAACTCGCCAACCAACTCGGCCTCGGCATCATCGCAGAGGGCGTCGAGACGCAGGACCAGCTCGAGCACCTGAAGCGCGTCGGGGTGGCGACGGCGCAAGGCTACGTCTTCTCGCCGCCGGTGCCGGCGAAGGCCTATCTCGAGATGCTGGAAAAGGGTGCGCCGGCCGCGCGCGCGGACACCGCCGCGCCGACGGCCGCGGCGCCCGCCCCGGACCGCCGCGACGCGGCGTGA
- a CDS encoding BTAD domain-containing putative transcriptional regulator gives MALGDLGGGDDGRHAARLELLGAPALYVGATTVAIPDKAYFIAATLALAPGRRMIRSKLRDLLWGSAGPAQANANLRQLLSRITRLQRSSGFVLIVVDAEWIRLADATAIDLVDWLDADVAGLTRRREWPALSGLLCRYDRDLLEGVRTGETSLDDWLTAERERFRFSWIAAAVALLEAGAAPPEVSLAIATRLAARDNTHEAAYRAMMRAHAAVGDIAAARRAYATCRQALLAELGEPPQPETVATAERVLGLGIAPVPAEPAAPTPPGPSATRDRPRIAILPPTTAFERWAQSRAYALLEDITVGLSRYRSFRIIAAHTSLLHGARPRGRERDKPWCDFALFASGRIDGSALHLGLRLTEVATDEVIWAQEVALPRDDLRGVHREITARIVSWTADAIDRAQLAPPATPKDPSAYRLFLEGRRFLQSTDLRDLRRARKVFRDSTRLDDSFAATYAGLARTHSLEWLVRGAPTPELLEEATALAAAAVERDPDDARGHREAGFAKLYRKHHDDSLECFRRAVDLNPHDADLLADYADALAHAGDPAAGLDAIGRALRLNPVPPDYYHWVRGSIFYQVAQFEDALAALSPVARNPATARLLAASAARAGDREAAERYARAVRETFPDFRTEQLWNIVPNRNSDDTRNLIDGLRAAGLP, from the coding sequence ATGGCGCTCGGAGATCTCGGCGGTGGCGACGACGGACGTCACGCCGCCCGGCTGGAACTGCTCGGCGCACCCGCGCTCTACGTCGGTGCGACGACCGTCGCGATTCCCGACAAGGCCTATTTCATCGCGGCCACGCTGGCGCTCGCGCCCGGGCGGCGGATGATCCGCTCGAAGCTGCGCGACCTCTTGTGGGGATCGGCCGGCCCGGCGCAGGCCAACGCCAACCTCCGCCAGTTGCTCAGCCGGATCACGCGACTGCAGCGCTCGTCCGGGTTCGTACTGATCGTCGTCGACGCCGAATGGATCCGCCTCGCCGACGCCACCGCGATCGACCTCGTCGACTGGCTCGACGCGGACGTCGCCGGCCTGACGAGGCGGCGCGAGTGGCCGGCGCTGTCGGGGCTGTTGTGCCGCTACGACCGAGACCTGCTCGAGGGCGTGCGCACCGGCGAGACCAGCCTCGACGATTGGCTCACCGCCGAGCGCGAGCGCTTCCGCTTCTCCTGGATCGCCGCCGCGGTCGCCCTGCTCGAGGCCGGGGCGGCGCCGCCGGAGGTGTCGCTGGCGATCGCCACGCGCCTCGCCGCGCGCGACAACACCCACGAGGCCGCCTATCGCGCGATGATGCGCGCCCACGCCGCCGTCGGCGACATCGCGGCGGCGCGGCGCGCCTATGCCACCTGCCGGCAGGCGCTGCTCGCCGAACTCGGCGAACCGCCGCAGCCGGAGACCGTGGCGACCGCGGAGCGGGTGCTCGGGCTCGGCATCGCGCCGGTGCCGGCCGAGCCGGCGGCGCCGACGCCACCGGGGCCGTCCGCGACGCGGGACCGGCCGCGCATCGCCATCCTGCCTCCGACCACCGCCTTCGAGCGCTGGGCGCAGTCGCGCGCCTATGCGCTGCTCGAGGACATCACGGTCGGCCTCAGCCGCTATCGCAGCTTCCGCATCATCGCCGCCCACACCAGCCTGCTGCACGGCGCCCGTCCGCGCGGGCGCGAGCGCGACAAGCCCTGGTGCGACTTTGCGCTGTTCGCCTCCGGCCGGATCGACGGCAGCGCGCTGCACCTCGGTCTGCGCCTCACCGAGGTGGCGACCGACGAGGTAATCTGGGCCCAGGAGGTGGCGCTGCCGCGCGACGACCTGCGCGGCGTCCACCGCGAGATCACCGCGCGCATCGTGTCGTGGACCGCCGACGCGATCGACCGCGCCCAGCTGGCGCCGCCGGCGACGCCCAAGGATCCGTCCGCCTACCGGCTCTTCCTCGAGGGCCGGCGCTTCCTGCAGAGCACGGACCTCAGGGACCTGCGCCGCGCGCGCAAGGTGTTCCGCGATTCCACCCGGCTCGACGACAGCTTCGCCGCGACCTACGCCGGCCTCGCCCGCACCCACAGCCTGGAATGGCTGGTGCGCGGCGCGCCGACGCCCGAACTGCTCGAGGAGGCGACCGCGCTCGCCGCCGCCGCGGTGGAGCGCGATCCCGACGACGCCCGCGGCCACCGCGAGGCCGGCTTCGCCAAGCTCTACCGCAAGCACCACGACGACAGCCTCGAGTGCTTCCGCCGCGCGGTCGACCTCAACCCCCACGACGCCGACCTCCTGGCCGACTACGCCGACGCGCTCGCCCACGCGGGCGACCCCGCCGCCGGGCTCGACGCGATCGGCCGGGCGCTCCGGCTCAACCCGGTGCCGCCGGACTACTACCACTGGGTCCGCGGCAGCATCTTCTATCAGGTCGCCCAGTTCGAGGACGCGCTCGCCGCGCTGTCGCCGGTGGCGCGCAACCCGGCGACCGCCCGCCTGCTCGCCGCCTCCGCCGCCCGCGCCGGCGACCGCGAGGCCGCCGAGCGCTACGCCCGGGCCGTGCGCGAGACCTTCCCGGACTTCCGCACCGAGCAGCTCTGGAACATCGTACCCAACCGCAATTCCGACGACACCCGCAACCTGATCGACGGCCTGCGCGCCGCCGGTCTGCCGTGA
- a CDS encoding DUF6455 family protein: MCADHDDTTERACGDDCPCRSAAAPEEMRRMVRALGVDGLLQDAERAEAGALCTTCTDRDVCRDWLDVAAIRGADHAPDFCLNGERFAALASEAPATI; encoded by the coding sequence ATGTGCGCCGATCACGACGACACCACCGAGCGAGCCTGCGGCGACGATTGCCCGTGCCGGTCCGCGGCCGCCCCCGAGGAGATGCGCCGGATGGTCCGCGCGCTCGGTGTCGACGGGCTGCTCCAGGACGCCGAGCGCGCCGAAGCCGGCGCGCTGTGCACCACCTGCACCGACCGTGACGTCTGCCGCGACTGGCTCGACGTCGCCGCGATCCGCGGCGCCGACCACGCGCCGGACTTCTGCCTGAACGGCGAGCGCTTCGCCGCCCTCGCCTCCGAGGCGCCGGCTACCATCTGA
- a CDS encoding YcaO-like family protein → MTTWPMLADTVAGRVAASRRTADRAVHGERDRVVDPAETLAVVRRLASTLGITRIGLVTGLDRVGVPIGAAYRPNSRSLSVNQGKGRDAVSALASAAMEAAEVAVAERDPAACLTLSLAEAAAAGVPLVDLARVTRCRPRDVDRALPRRLVAGFDLIAGTAVAVPVELVGLDHVDLPPRDAFDRSSDGLASGNLLVEAVLRGLHELVERDAIALMELLPDPAVAALKRAPAWFGDPWLDAAAHRLDAAGVDVALFDATSDFGVPVVAALLTPRRMERDPGAIEAGLTIGYGSDASVGSAAMRAVAEACQARVTAIAGARDDIGADRYRSLGAGDRGRNDRLAALTAAPAVDAPPRPALVRTDGLWAAVDAVVARLAASGIRQVVMVPMTDPDFPFAVCRVIVPGLEIGTGGPGRQPGARLLRAMLRSAA, encoded by the coding sequence ATGACGACCTGGCCGATGCTGGCGGACACCGTCGCCGGCCGGGTCGCCGCCTCGCGGCGCACCGCGGATCGCGCCGTCCACGGCGAGCGCGACCGCGTCGTCGATCCGGCGGAGACGCTCGCCGTCGTCCGCCGGCTCGCCTCCACCCTCGGCATCACCCGGATCGGCCTCGTCACCGGGCTCGACCGGGTCGGCGTGCCGATCGGTGCCGCCTACCGGCCGAATTCGCGCAGCCTGTCCGTCAACCAGGGCAAGGGCCGCGACGCCGTCTCGGCGCTCGCCTCGGCCGCGATGGAGGCGGCCGAGGTCGCCGTCGCCGAACGCGATCCCGCCGCGTGCCTGACGCTGTCGCTCGCCGAGGCCGCCGCGGCCGGTGTTCCGCTGGTCGATCTCGCGCGCGTCACCCGCTGCCGTCCGCGCGACGTCGACCGCGCCCTGCCGCGCCGCCTCGTCGCCGGCTTCGACCTGATCGCCGGCACCGCCGTCGCCGTCCCCGTCGAACTCGTCGGCCTCGACCACGTCGACCTTCCGCCGCGCGACGCCTTCGACCGCTCGAGCGACGGCCTCGCTTCGGGCAACCTGCTGGTCGAGGCGGTGTTGCGCGGCCTGCACGAGCTGGTTGAGCGCGACGCGATCGCCCTGATGGAACTGCTGCCCGATCCCGCCGTCGCCGCCCTGAAGCGCGCGCCGGCGTGGTTCGGCGATCCCTGGCTCGACGCCGCGGCCCACCGGCTCGACGCCGCCGGCGTCGACGTCGCGCTGTTCGACGCCACCTCCGACTTCGGCGTGCCCGTCGTCGCCGCGCTGCTGACGCCGCGACGGATGGAGCGCGACCCCGGCGCCATCGAGGCCGGCCTCACGATCGGCTACGGCTCGGACGCCTCGGTCGGGTCGGCGGCGATGCGCGCGGTCGCCGAGGCCTGTCAGGCGCGCGTCACCGCCATCGCCGGCGCCCGCGACGACATCGGCGCCGACCGCTACCGCTCGCTCGGCGCCGGCGACCGCGGCCGCAACGACCGCCTCGCCGCGCTCACCGCCGCCCCCGCCGTCGACGCGCCGCCGCGGCCGGCGCTGGTCCGCACGGACGGCCTGTGGGCGGCCGTCGACGCCGTGGTCGCCCGGCTCGCGGCCAGCGGCATCCGGCAGGTCGTGATGGTGCCGATGACCGATCCGGACTTCCCTTTCGCCGTCTGCCGGGTGATCGTGCCGGGCCTCGAGATCGGCACCGGCGGGCCGGGGCGCCAGCCCGGGGCACGGCTCCTCAGGGCGATGCTGAGGAGCGCGGCGTGA